From the genome of Hymenobacter gelipurpurascens:
ACGCCTACGACCTGGCCGCGCTGCAAACCCTGGTGTTCTTCCCTGCCCCCTACATTGGCCTGCTGGGCCCGCGCCTCAAAGCCCAACGCCTGCTGGAGGAACTGGGTACGGCACCGGCCGCGGCTGTCGAGGCGTTGCGGGAGCGGTTGCGCAGCCCCATCGGCCTGGATTTGGGCAGCGAGACCCCCGAAGAAATTGCCCTCTGCATCGTGGCCGAGATTCAGGCGCACCGCAGTGGCCGCCAAGGCCAGCCGCTGCGTGAGCGGGCCGGCACGGTGCATGAGCCCGCTTAACTTTTCACTTCTCTTTTACCCGGAAGCGCACAGGTTGCGCTTCGCTAATCTCTCTTTCCCATGGATAACATCACAGGAAAAGTCGTCGTCATCACCGGCGCCAGCAGCGGCCTGGGTGAAGCCTCCGCCCGCTTACTCGCCAAGGAAGGCGCCAAAGTGGTGCTCGGCGCCCGGCGCGTGGAGCGCATAGAGGCCCTGGCCCAGGAAATAACGCAGAACGGTGGCCAGGCCCTGGCCGTGGAGACGGACGTTACCAACCACCAGCAAGTGCAACGCCTAGTGGACGCCGCCGTGCAGCAGTTCGGGCGCGTCGACGTCATCATCAACAACGCCGGCCTGATGCCGCAGTCGCTGCTGGAGCGCCGCAAGATTGAGGACTGGGACCGGATGATTGACGTCAACATCAAGGGTGTGCTGTACGGCATTGCTGCCGTGCTGCCTTACATGCAGGCGCAGAAGTCCGGGCACGTCATCAACGTATCTTCGGTGGCCGGGCACCGGGTAGGCCCCGCCGGAGCCGTTTATTCGGCTACCAAGCACGCCGTGCGGGTTATTTCCGAAGGCCTGCGCCAGGAAGTGAAGCCCTATAACATCCGCACGACCATCATCTCGCCCGGTGCCGTCGACACGGAACTGCCCAGCAGCGCCACCGAGCCGGACATGCAGGAGAACTTCAAGAAGTTCTATGAGGAGTTTGCCATTCCCGCCGATTCGTTTGCCCGCACCGTGGCCTTCGCCATGAGCCAGCCCGACGACGTGGACATCAACGAAATCCTGTTCCGTCCCACCCGTCAGCAGCTCTAAGCCGCCGCTGGCAACGAACGGACCACGTCCCGCGTTGTGCCCTCAAGAAGTACTGTTTGAATTCCTTAACTCCGCCGCATGAATAACCTGCTCGTTTCTTCCACTTCCGGTTTTGACACCGTCGACTTGAAGCTGCGCGGCTTTAAGGTGTACGAAATCGACACGGCTGTGAGCCCGGTGCCTTCCTATAGCCGCCGCGACTTCTACAAGATTTGTCTGATTACGGGCCGCACCAACATTCACTTCGCGGATAAAAGCGTCGAGCTGGACGACACCTTCCTGTTTTTCGGCAACCCGCACATCCCCTACTCCTCGGAAGTGCTGACGCCGCACCAGACTGGTTTCGCCTGCCTTTTTACCGAGGAGCTGCTGAAGGCCAACGACCGGTCGGAGCCGCTGCAGCAGTCGCCCCTGTTCAAGGTCGACGGCACCCCCATTTTCCAGCTGAACGAGGAGCAGAAGGAGCGCATCAGCGGCATCTACCGGCAGATGCTGGTCGAGCAGCAGTCGGATTACGTCTACAAGCAGGACCTGATTCGCTCCTATCTGAACGTGATTATTCACGAGGCGCTGCGCATGCAGCCGACGGAGAACTTTGTCAAGCACAAGAACGCCTCCTCGCGCATTGCGTCTTTGTTCCTGGATTTGCTGGAGCGGCAGTTTCCGATTGAGAGCCCCCAGAGCCCGCTGCGCCTCAAGTCCGCGCACGAGTTTGCCGACCAGCTCGCCATCCACGTCAATCACCTCAACCGGGCGGTGAAGGAAGTAACCGGCAAGCCCACTTCGGCGCACATTGCCGAGCGTATAATCAGCGAGGCCCGGGCCCTGCTGCAGCACACCAGCTGGAGCGTGGCCGAAATTGCCTACAGCCTGGGCTTTGAATACCCGGCCTATTTTACCAACTACTTCAAGAAGATAACGGGCACAACGCCGAGCGCCGTGCGCGAAAGCAGTGTCGTTGTGGCGGCTTAGCGACGCCATTCGGCAGAACAGAGGAGAGCAGGTGACACCAGCGGTGCTGCCTGCTCTCCTCTTTTGCTTTATTTGAAAATCATAATCATCGGTTTGATTCCCATTGCTGGCCGCTCTTTAGCCCCGGTAATTTTGCAGTGTTCTTTCACCAACCACTGTACCGGCCATGCATATTCTACTGACCCGACCCCTCCAGGCACTAGGCGTTCTGGCCCTACTGCTTGCCTTAGGGGGCAGTACCCAGGTGGTCCGCAGCAGGGGCCCCCGGCCTGCACAGGGGCCCATCTTCCCCAAGGGTCAGCGCGGCCCGGCCGCCAATTTCACGGGTACCGTGTGGGTCACCTCCCTGGTGGCGGATGACAGCACCTTCCAGTGCGTGACGGGCAACGTCGTCTTTGAGCCCGGCGCCCGCTCCAACTGGCACCGCCATCCGTCCGGGCAGATTCTGCTGGTAACCGATGGTTCTGGATACTATCAGGAAAAAGGCCAGCCCAAGCGCATCCTGCACAAAGGCGATGTCATCAAGGCACTGCCCGGAGTGGAGCACTGGCACGGGGCCACCCCGAAGCAGGCCCTTACCCATGTGGCCATCGTGCCCAATACAGAAAAAGGCGTGGCCGTCTGGCTGCAGCCGGTTACCGACCAAGAATACTACAGCCTTAAGTAAGCGCTGAACCTGAAAACTCCCTGCGCTTGGCTAGCCAAGCCTCTCAACTTAGCACGAGCATGACTTCCATCAACCCCAAGGGCGACCAGCAGCCCGACACCTACTTCACCGGGACCGTATTTGCCAACCTGGTGGTGACCCCCGCTGATAACCTGAGCAGCGTCATCGGCAAAATGACCTTCGAACCACGCGCCCGCACCAACTGGCACACCCACTCCGTGGGACAAGTATTAATTGTCACGCAAGGCGTGGGCTACTACCAGGAAACCGGACAGCCTGCGGTAGTCATCCGCGAAGGCGACGTGGTAAAAATTGCGCCGGGCATGCTGCACTGGCACGGCGCCTCCCACCACAGCAGCTTGACGCATACGGCCATTGTGCCCAGCGCCCAACCCGATGGCACCACGTGGCTACAGCCGGTGACGGAGGAAGAATACGACGCCGCAGTGCCAGCCACCGACTCAATACCGGCACCAGTCCACTTAACCGAGGCTGCCCACCGCAACCATGAAGCGCTCTGGCCGGAGTATAAGTCGCGGGCCAAGGCCACCGACCCGGAGCTGATTGAGGTGTTCGACAACTTCGCCTTCGATGAGGTCATTAGTCACGACGAGCTTCCGGTGAAAACCCGGGTGATGGTGATTCTGGCCTCAACTATCGGCTCCCAGGCCTTGTCGGAGTACAAGATGACGATGGACGCGGCGCTGAACGTGGGCGTCACCCCCGTTGAAATCAAGGAAATTCTCTACCAGTCGGTGCCCTACGTGGGCATCTCCAAAGTGCTGGATTTCATCTACGCCACGAACCAGAAGTTCACCCAGCGAGGCATCAACCTGCCGCTGGCGGGCCGGCAGTCGACCACCACGCGCGAAACCCGCTACGACGCCGGCTTTGCCGTGCAAAAGCAAATTGTGGGTGCCCGCCTGGACGAGCTGTACGCGCAGTCACCCGAGGACCTGCTGCACATTCAGCGCTACCTCTCGGCCAACTGCTTTGGGGACTTCTACACCCGTCAAGGCCTCGACCTGAAGATGCGGGAGTTGGTGACCCTCTCCTACCTCGTGGCCCTAGGCGGCACCGATGCGCAAATCAAAGGGCACGTTACGGGCAACGTCAACGTGGGCAACGACCGGCAAACCCTCATCAACGTGCTCACCCAGCTGCTGCCCTACGTGGGCTACCCGCGCACGCTCAATGCCATTGCCTGCCTGAACGGAATCCTACCGGCGTAGCCGGCTCTTCCTACGGGCACCGGGGGCTCTTAAAAGCAGCGGTTGTAGTGGGAGTAGCCCCGGCTAGCAGCTAAGGGGTGCGGGCTGTCTGGCCTTGCAGTGGCAGACGGTTGCCCGTTGTTTGATTTATGTACTGTATACCTTTGCGCTATGCAAGCCAGCGAAACCATCGACCAGTTTTATCAGCAGCAAGGAAGCTCGGCAGCTGACCCCGCCCAGCATGTGACGACGGCCACGGGCCACTTCAATGTCTACAACCGCGAGCATTTCTGCAACCGGCGCATGAGCTACAACCGGCGGGATTTCTACAAGATTGCCCTGATGACGGGCACGGGGCGCTTGCACTACGCGACGCGCGGCGTGCTGCTGGACCGGCCGGCGCTGGTGTTTTCCAACCCCAACGTGCCGTACGCGTGGGAGCCGATTTCGGAGGACCAGGGCGGCTACTTCTGCTTGTTTACCGAGGACTTTATGACCCACGACCGGTCGGCCAGCCTACAAGAGTCCCCCCTATTCAAGTTCAGCAGCGACCCGGTGTACTTCGTCAATGAAGAACAGCAGGAGACGATTAGCTACCTGTTTCGCAAAATGCTGCAGGAGATGGAATCGGGCTACCTCTACAAGCAGGACCTGCAGCGCACCTACGTGAGCCTGCTCATCCACGAGGCGCTGAAGATGCAGCCACAGACCACTTACTTCCAGCACCCGAACGCGGCCTCGCGCATCGTGGCGCTGTTTCTGGAGTTGCTGGAGCGGCAATTCCCCATCGACGCGCCCGACCACGGCCTGAAGCTACGCACGCCCGGCGACTTCGCCGACCGGCTCGCCGTCCACGTCAACCACCTGAACCGCGCCGTGCGCGAGCTGACTGGCAAGACGACCGGGACTCATATCGCCGAGCGCATTGTGGTCGAATCCAAGGCCCTGCTGCTGCATACCACCTGGAGCACCGCCGAAATTGCCTACGGCCTCGGGTTCGAGTACCCGACCAATTTCAACACCTTTTACAAGAAGCACACCGGCAGCACGCCTTCGGCCCTGCGGGCCCTGCGCAGCTAGGAAGCGGCACCCTCAAGGGGGTGAACACCGCTGATTGTTTGAAATGAATACTGATTGGATTGATTTGAGTTAGCCCTGGCGGGGCTGGTTGAGGGACCTTTGTCTTACTCAATCAAGCACGCTAAAGCGCCTGCTGGATGCCCCGGATTTTCCCCGGCCTGCCCCAGCGACGCCCGGCTCTAATCACCCACAGTCATGTTAACTCCTAAACAAGAGAAGCTCGCCAGCATCGCTTCCTATACCGCCGTCAGTGATGTAGCCAACCTGGCTCAGGAGCTGACCGCTGGCCTGGAAGCCGGGTTGACCATCAACGAAATCAAGGAGGTGTTTACCCAGCTCTGCGCCTACTGCGGGTTTCCGCGGGGCCTGCGCGGCATCGACACCTTCATGGACGTGTTGCTCGAACGCCAAGCCCGGGGCATCCAGGACGTAGCCGGCCGGGAGCCCTCCCCGGTAACCGACACCCGCAGCTATTACGACCGCGGAGAAGCCGTGCAGATGGCCGTCACGGGCTGGAGCAAAGAGAAATTACGCGCCGGGGCCATGGGGTTCATCCCCAAGATTGACGTGCAGCTCAAGCACTACATTTTCGCGGACATCTACGACAGCGACGTGCTTTCCTACTCCGACCGGGAGATTGCCACCGTAGCCGCGCAGCTGTCCATGGACGGCATCGAGCCGCAGATTCAGGCCCACATCAACGCGGCCTTCCAGGTCGGGCTCAATGAGGCCCAGGTCCGCCACATCATCGCCATCATCGAACGTGAATTCGGCCCCGCCAAAGGGGACCGGGGCAGAGCCCTGCTGGCCAATGTACTGGCTGCCCGCACCACCAAATAACCAACCTTTTAGAACACGAAGCTCATGAATACCAACCAAAAAGTATGGTTTATTACCGGCGGTAATAAAGGCCTGGGCGCTGCCATGGTGCAGGAAGCCCTGAACAACGGCTACCAGGTAGTGGCGACGGCCCGCAGCGTGGAAAGCGCCGAAAAGACGTTGGGCACCCACCCGAACCTGCTCATCCTCCGACTCGACATCACCAACGACCAGCAGGTGCAGGAAGCCGTCGCGGCCGCCGTTGCGCGCTTCGGCCAAATCGATGTGCTGGTCAACAACGCGGGTTACGGGCTGCTGGGCTATTTCGAGGAAATGTCGGCCGACAGCATTCGCCAGCAAATCGAAACCAACGTGTTCGGCACCATGAACATCACCCGCGCCATTCTTCCGGTGATGCGGGCCCAAGGCGCGGGGTTCGTGGTAGTGGTCAGCTCCACCTCGGGCATCAAATCCGTGCCCGGGGGCTCGGTGTACAGCGCCTCCAAATTTGCCTTAGAGGGCTGGGCGGAAGGCATGAACATCGACATGAAGCAGTTTGGTATCCGCTTCATGCTGCTGGAGCCCGGCGCGTTCCGCACGGACTTCGCCAATGCCGATGCCTCCATGCAGCTGCCGGACCTGCAGGTAGCGGCTTACGACGAGGCCCGCACGAACCTGGAGAAAATCTTTACGGGCATGAACGGCAACCAGGCCGGCAACCCGGCCAAACTGGCCAAAGGCCTGGTCAAGGTCGTGAACTCGGAAAACCCGCCCGTACGCCTGCTCATCAGCAAAGGAGCCATCCCGGCGGTGGCCGCCTACTACAAAACCCGCATCGCGGAATTCGAGCAGTGGCAGGACGTATCGGCTGAGAGCGACTTCGAAGACTAAGCAACCGGTAGCCGCGGCACCGCAAGCCGCGCATCGTCTGACCACGGGGTAACTAAAAGGATAGGCTAACCCCCTGGTGGACCATTCACCCTGAATTCCAACAAACAGAAATCATGTCATCACAAGCAGTAAAAGGTAAAGTAGCATTGGTAACCGGCGGCGGTACCGGCATTGGTTTTGGCGCCGCCCGGCGCTTGGCCGAAGAAGGCGCCATTGTGTACATCACGGGCCGGCGGCTCGACGTGCTGCAGGAAGCCGCCGCCAAGATTGGCGACACGGTTCATGCCGTGCAGGCCGACGTCTCCAAGAACGAGGACATGCTCCGCGTGGCCTCGTTCATCCAAGCCGAGCAAGGCAAGCTGGACATCATTTTCTCCAACGCCGGCTACTACAAAGTGAGCCGCCTGGGGGAAATCACCGAAGAGTTCTTCGACCAGATGTACAACACGAACGTGAAGGGCAACCTGTTCACGGTGCAGGCCATGCTGCCGCTGATGGGCGAAGGCAGTTCCATTATCCTGACGTCCTCCATGACGGCCTTCATCGGCCTGCCCGACTACACCTCCTACGCCGCCACGAAAGGCGCTATCATCGCCATGGCCAAGTGCTGGGCCACGGACCTGAAGGCGCGCAAAATCCGCGTGAATGTCATCAGCCCCGGCCTGGTGCCGACCGAAGGCTACGAGGACGTTCAGGGCCTGAGCCCCGAGCAGGTGAAAGATTTCTCCGACCGCATCGCGGCCGCTGAGATTCCCGTGGGCCGCGTGGGTACGGCGGAAGACATTGGCAACGCCGTAGTCTTTCTCGGCTCCGACGCCAGCGGCTTCATCAATGCCGTAAACCTGGTCGTGGACGGCGGTCAAACCCAGGTTTACGCCGGCAAGCTCTAAGCCGGTGCTATTACACCTCCGGCATAGCCTGGCGGGTGTAGGCTGCTGGCCGGTGGGCCCCGGTGCGACCTCCGAAGCGTTCAGGTGGCGGTTTCGGTCGGGGGATTGCCTGACGGAATGCGGCAACGGCCACGACCGTGATGCCAACATGCCCAAACTTTAACAAGCAGCTGGCATCTCAACCCAGCAAGGGCGTAATTTGGTAGCCGAGGCAACCGTCACTTGGCAGCAGGTGGTTACCAGCCCACCAACTGCCCGGTTGTCAAGCTCCACATACCACTACCCCGCATGGAGGTTGCCCAATTCCACCAGCACATCCTACGACAACTACCGGCGATGAGCGCCGACGAACTAGTCGAGCTCACGGCCGCCTTTACGCTCCGCAAAGTCAAGAAACGTCAGTTTATCGTGCAGCCGGGATTCACGGCGGACCATCGCATCTACGTGGTGCAGGGAGCCTTTAGGGCCTACGTCATCGACCCAGCCGGGGTGGAACACACCATCCAGTTTGCCGTGGAGGATTGGTGGATAACCGACGTTAATAGCTACCTCTTTCGGACGCCGGCCCAGATGTTTATCGAGGCGCTCGAAGACAGCACCATCTTCGAAGTCGAGTACGCCACTGAGCAGCGCCTCCTGCAATCCAACCGCCGCTTCGAAACGCTCTTCCGGCTCCAGGCCGAGCGGGCCGCTGCCTACCATCAGCGCCGGCTTATCTCGGCCCTGACCCGCACAGCCGAAGAGCGCTACGAAGAGTTTTTGGCGAAGTATCCGGCCGTGGTGCAACGGCTCCCGCAGTACGTCATTGCCTCTTACCTGGGTATGACCAAGGGCTTCCTTTCCCGAATTCGAAAGCACGGCGGAGCGAGAAAAGCATAACCCGGCTCCCCAGCGTTTTGTGCACTAGTGCAACCGCTAGGCATTTGCTGAACGGGACCTTTGTGGTGTTCAAAGTAACCCACTCTCCGAGCGGTTCACCTCAGCCTAGCTATCATGTCCACCAACCGGTTAACCATCATCCCACAATCGGCCGCCTACTGGCGCGTTGTCATTAATAATCCGCCCCTGAATCTGTTCGACCCGCCGATGTTCGCCGAGTTGAACGTGCTGATGGACCGCATCGAGCAGGACGCCGACCTGAAGGTCGTCGTGTTCGAGAGCGGGGACCCGGATTTTTTCATGAACCACCACGACGTCGAGAACCGCCTGACGGTGCCCGACCAGCCGGGCGCGATGCCGTTTTTCGGCAACTGGCCCAAGTTCGTGACCCGCTTGGCTCAGTCTTCCGTCCTCAGCATCGCCAAGGTGCGCGGGCGAGCTCGCGCGCAGGGCTTTGAGTTCGCCCTGGCCTGCGACATGCGTTTTGCTTCCCGGGAACGGGCAAAGTTTGCGCTGATTGAGGTCGGCGGCTCGTCCATCCCCGGCGGGGGCGGCGTTGAGTGGCTGTCCGCGTTGGTGGGCCGCTCGCGCACGCTGGAAATCGTGTGCAGCGCCGACGACTTCGACGCCGAAACCGGCGAGCGGTACGGCTTCGTCAACCGGGCCCTGCCGGACGCCGACCTCGACGCGTACGTGGATGCCTTGGCCGAGCGCCTGGGCCGGTTCGAGAAGCGGGCGCTGGAAACGGCCAAGAAAATGGTCAACGCCCGCGCCGGTGTGCCGTCCGAAGGCGACCTGTGGCTGTCGAACCACATCCTGCAAGGGGTCGACCTCTGGCCCGAAGCGGGGAAGGCTTTCTCCAAGATGCTCGACGCCGGTTTGGGGAAGGTCGGGGAGTTCGAATTGAATTTTGCCGAGCGGCTGGGCGACCTTCCCGCCGATAGGTCTTAATCCCTCACATTCTACCACAAACAGCTATGAGTGCCTATCTCGTGTATGTCCGGGACCGCATCACCGACCCCGAAGAATTCAAAAAATACGAGGAAAGCGCCCCCGCTGCCTCGGTCGGGCAGCCCATCACCCCGCTGGCCTTCTACGGCGCGGTGGAAACGCTGGAAGGCGAGCGGGTGGATGGCGCAGTCATTCTGGAGTTTCCGACGGTCGCGGACGCTAAGGCCTCGTATGAGAGTCCCCTGTATCAGGCAGCCCTCCAGCACCGGCTGAAGGGAGCCGAGTACCGTGTGTTCATTGTCGAGGGCATTGCAGGATAACATGGAGTCAAGCTGCTGCTAAGCTAGACTTTATGAGACTTCGCCGAAAAGTTCGTCGACCACGCCGTCACCGATTAGACCAAAGGTCGAATTCCGCAGATGGAATTCTAGAAAAGTGTAAACGGCCAATTGCATCAGATAGAGGCTGCCTACTTGCTAGGCAGCCTCTTTTTGCATGGTTACCGATGACAGCCAAGGGCCAGCCATGACCCTGCTAACCCGGCACTAGGTTGAAAATTATAACAATTGGTTTGAATCGTGATTTCCGCGACAAATTGGTTGGCCGACCTTTGTAATAGTGAATGCAAGCTGCTCAGGGCAGTGTTGTAGAAATCCTAAACGGCCAACAAGCACATCAAGGCGCACCAGCCAGCGCCAGCAGAGCGCCCACTTCGGGCCGGCTCCTTGATGTTCTACCCAATGCACGATGGCTGACCAGCTTATCACCCAGAACTTCCAGCTTGGCGCAGGCTCTGTGAGGCCCAATGGCTTCAAAGCCTACGCTATTGATACATCCGTCAATCCGTCACCCTCCTACAACCGCCGCGACTTTTACAAGGCCAGCCTGGTGACGGGCCATTTCGTGCTTCAGGTGGCCGGTCGCAGCCTGGAGCTCAACGGCACCTACTTATTCTTTGCGAATCCACGCATTCCGTATTCCACGCTGCTGCTCTCGGTTCACATTACCGGGTATGCCTGCCTGTTTACCGAAGACTTCCTCCAGGCCAATAACCTGTTCGACAGCATGCAACAAGATGCTTTGTTCGCCAGTGGCGGCATTCCCGCATACCGGCTGACCGAGGGGCAGGCCGCGTATTGCACCGACATTTTCCACAAGATGCAGGAAGAGCAAAGCACCGGTTACCGGTTCAAGAACGACCTGATTCGCTCCTACCTACAGCTGCTCCTTCACGAGGCCTTTCGGGGGCAACACAACGCCTCGTTCGAAAGCCCTTGCTATTGTTAACACCAAGGCATCGATAGGCTTTGGGCCTCCGGCCTAACGGCCCGTTACGGAATAGCGCATCCAGAGAATATTGTCGGGCAGCTGCTCCACTTGCTGCAGCTGCAGCTGGGCCGGCGGGCCGGGCTGCTCGCCCTGCTCGAACACCGTGGGGGAGCTGGCCGCCCCGTCAATAACGGGGTAGTACAGCAAGCTGAGCTCGTCGACTAAGCCGGCCTTGAGCAGGGAGCCGTTGACGTGACCGCCGCCTTCCAGCAAGATGGTTTGGATGGGAAACAGCCGGCCGAGCTTCTCCAGCACCAGCGCAAAATCGAGTTCCTGGACGCCACCAAAGAGGTACGACACACCCTGGCGGCGCAGATAGGCCAGGTACTCGTCGCTGACCTGCTCACTGAGCACCGCCACCACGTGGTCTCCGTCGATGTAAGCTGATTCCCAGCCCAGCTTGCCGTGCGCGTCGACGGCGACCGCGAAGGATGTCGCCTCTTTATCGGCCACGAAGTCTTGGCGGTCGGGCACCGAATCTCCCGCCCGCAGGTCGGGCGGTAGGCCGCCGGTAAAGTCCACTTCGAACGTCACGCGCCCGCAAAGCCAGGCCTGCGCATCAAAGTTGGCAGCCGTGGTTTCGTAGGCCTTGGTGTCGGGCTTTCCGCCCCAGCGCTTTGTAATAATACGGCCGTCGAGCGAGGCCATCATGTGACAGATTACGTGGGGTTTCATAAGAGCAGGAATAAAGGAGAGGTTAGTGGCAGGTGCTTACACCCTTTGGGCCACTGGAAGCTAATACGGCCCTTGCTTAAGGCAGGTGCTTTGTGCCACTACCGCCAGCCTGGTACAAAGGGCAAGCAGTCCAAGTGCCCGGACAGCTTCGATGCAGACGTGGTAAAACCGGCATCTGTTTGAAATTTATAATTATCGGTTTGAATCGTGATTTTA
Proteins encoded in this window:
- a CDS encoding SDR family oxidoreductase, which produces MDNITGKVVVITGASSGLGEASARLLAKEGAKVVLGARRVERIEALAQEITQNGGQALAVETDVTNHQQVQRLVDAAVQQFGRVDVIINNAGLMPQSLLERRKIEDWDRMIDVNIKGVLYGIAAVLPYMQAQKSGHVINVSSVAGHRVGPAGAVYSATKHAVRVISEGLRQEVKPYNIRTTIISPGAVDTELPSSATEPDMQENFKKFYEEFAIPADSFARTVAFAMSQPDDVDINEILFRPTRQQL
- a CDS encoding helix-turn-helix domain-containing protein: MNNLLVSSTSGFDTVDLKLRGFKVYEIDTAVSPVPSYSRRDFYKICLITGRTNIHFADKSVELDDTFLFFGNPHIPYSSEVLTPHQTGFACLFTEELLKANDRSEPLQQSPLFKVDGTPIFQLNEEQKERISGIYRQMLVEQQSDYVYKQDLIRSYLNVIIHEALRMQPTENFVKHKNASSRIASLFLDLLERQFPIESPQSPLRLKSAHEFADQLAIHVNHLNRAVKEVTGKPTSAHIAERIISEARALLQHTSWSVAEIAYSLGFEYPAYFTNYFKKITGTTPSAVRESSVVVAA
- a CDS encoding (R)-mandelonitrile lyase, translating into MHILLTRPLQALGVLALLLALGGSTQVVRSRGPRPAQGPIFPKGQRGPAANFTGTVWVTSLVADDSTFQCVTGNVVFEPGARSNWHRHPSGQILLVTDGSGYYQEKGQPKRILHKGDVIKALPGVEHWHGATPKQALTHVAIVPNTEKGVAVWLQPVTDQEYYSLK
- a CDS encoding cupin domain-containing carboxymuconolactone decarboxylase family protein, which codes for MTSINPKGDQQPDTYFTGTVFANLVVTPADNLSSVIGKMTFEPRARTNWHTHSVGQVLIVTQGVGYYQETGQPAVVIREGDVVKIAPGMLHWHGASHHSSLTHTAIVPSAQPDGTTWLQPVTEEEYDAAVPATDSIPAPVHLTEAAHRNHEALWPEYKSRAKATDPELIEVFDNFAFDEVISHDELPVKTRVMVILASTIGSQALSEYKMTMDAALNVGVTPVEIKEILYQSVPYVGISKVLDFIYATNQKFTQRGINLPLAGRQSTTTRETRYDAGFAVQKQIVGARLDELYAQSPEDLLHIQRYLSANCFGDFYTRQGLDLKMRELVTLSYLVALGGTDAQIKGHVTGNVNVGNDRQTLINVLTQLLPYVGYPRTLNAIACLNGILPA
- a CDS encoding helix-turn-helix domain-containing protein, which encodes MQASETIDQFYQQQGSSAADPAQHVTTATGHFNVYNREHFCNRRMSYNRRDFYKIALMTGTGRLHYATRGVLLDRPALVFSNPNVPYAWEPISEDQGGYFCLFTEDFMTHDRSASLQESPLFKFSSDPVYFVNEEQQETISYLFRKMLQEMESGYLYKQDLQRTYVSLLIHEALKMQPQTTYFQHPNAASRIVALFLELLERQFPIDAPDHGLKLRTPGDFADRLAVHVNHLNRAVRELTGKTTGTHIAERIVVESKALLLHTTWSTAEIAYGLGFEYPTNFNTFYKKHTGSTPSALRALRS
- a CDS encoding carboxymuconolactone decarboxylase family protein → MLTPKQEKLASIASYTAVSDVANLAQELTAGLEAGLTINEIKEVFTQLCAYCGFPRGLRGIDTFMDVLLERQARGIQDVAGREPSPVTDTRSYYDRGEAVQMAVTGWSKEKLRAGAMGFIPKIDVQLKHYIFADIYDSDVLSYSDREIATVAAQLSMDGIEPQIQAHINAAFQVGLNEAQVRHIIAIIEREFGPAKGDRGRALLANVLAARTTK
- a CDS encoding SDR family NAD(P)-dependent oxidoreductase, with product MNTNQKVWFITGGNKGLGAAMVQEALNNGYQVVATARSVESAEKTLGTHPNLLILRLDITNDQQVQEAVAAAVARFGQIDVLVNNAGYGLLGYFEEMSADSIRQQIETNVFGTMNITRAILPVMRAQGAGFVVVVSSTSGIKSVPGGSVYSASKFALEGWAEGMNIDMKQFGIRFMLLEPGAFRTDFANADASMQLPDLQVAAYDEARTNLEKIFTGMNGNQAGNPAKLAKGLVKVVNSENPPVRLLISKGAIPAVAAYYKTRIAEFEQWQDVSAESDFED
- a CDS encoding SDR family NAD(P)-dependent oxidoreductase, yielding MSSQAVKGKVALVTGGGTGIGFGAARRLAEEGAIVYITGRRLDVLQEAAAKIGDTVHAVQADVSKNEDMLRVASFIQAEQGKLDIIFSNAGYYKVSRLGEITEEFFDQMYNTNVKGNLFTVQAMLPLMGEGSSIILTSSMTAFIGLPDYTSYAATKGAIIAMAKCWATDLKARKIRVNVISPGLVPTEGYEDVQGLSPEQVKDFSDRIAAAEIPVGRVGTAEDIGNAVVFLGSDASGFINAVNLVVDGGQTQVYAGKL
- a CDS encoding Crp/Fnr family transcriptional regulator: MEVAQFHQHILRQLPAMSADELVELTAAFTLRKVKKRQFIVQPGFTADHRIYVVQGAFRAYVIDPAGVEHTIQFAVEDWWITDVNSYLFRTPAQMFIEALEDSTIFEVEYATEQRLLQSNRRFETLFRLQAERAAAYHQRRLISALTRTAEERYEEFLAKYPAVVQRLPQYVIASYLGMTKGFLSRIRKHGGARKA
- a CDS encoding enoyl-CoA hydratase/isomerase family protein, whose translation is MSTNRLTIIPQSAAYWRVVINNPPLNLFDPPMFAELNVLMDRIEQDADLKVVVFESGDPDFFMNHHDVENRLTVPDQPGAMPFFGNWPKFVTRLAQSSVLSIAKVRGRARAQGFEFALACDMRFASRERAKFALIEVGGSSIPGGGGVEWLSALVGRSRTLEIVCSADDFDAETGERYGFVNRALPDADLDAYVDALAERLGRFEKRALETAKKMVNARAGVPSEGDLWLSNHILQGVDLWPEAGKAFSKMLDAGLGKVGEFELNFAERLGDLPADRS
- a CDS encoding DUF1330 domain-containing protein encodes the protein MSAYLVYVRDRITDPEEFKKYEESAPAASVGQPITPLAFYGAVETLEGERVDGAVILEFPTVADAKASYESPLYQAALQHRLKGAEYRVFIVEGIAG
- a CDS encoding dihydrofolate reductase family protein translates to MKPHVICHMMASLDGRIITKRWGGKPDTKAYETTAANFDAQAWLCGRVTFEVDFTGGLPPDLRAGDSVPDRQDFVADKEATSFAVAVDAHGKLGWESAYIDGDHVVAVLSEQVSDEYLAYLRRQGVSYLFGGVQELDFALVLEKLGRLFPIQTILLEGGGHVNGSLLKAGLVDELSLLYYPVIDGAASSPTVFEQGEQPGPPAQLQLQQVEQLPDNILWMRYSVTGR